AGGGGTGGCAGGGTTGCTGTGCATGGACACCCTGGAGCAGGCGCTGATGAGCAGGTTGCGACTGATGGGGCTGGGGTTGGCGATCTGGCCCTCGCACATGGAGGTGGCTCCTGCGCCTTGGGCACGAGCTTGGCAGAACTGGTTGATCTGATGCACTATGGTGCTCAGGTCGGCCTGGCGGCCCTGGTGCAGCCCAGCGGCCATGGAGAGTGGAATGGTTGAGGTAGAGACGGTAACATTAGGCGGAGCTTCGCCATCCGGCAGCTTCCTGCTCCCCTGCAGGCAAGGTGGCGGCTGCTGCTGAAGGTGCTGTTGTTGAAGCATGACGGTCGGGGGCCCTTGTGGGTGGCCAAGGGCTGGATGCTGGGACAGAGTCTGGAGTCTGGGTGGGCCCTGAGGATGCTGGGCCATGGGGGGATGGTGTCTGAGGGTCTGGGTGGGACCCTGCTGCTGAGGGAGGGGCATCTGTAGAGTCTGAGGCGGGTCCTGTTGTTGGAGGGGTAAGCTCTGCTGGAGCCGAGGAAGGTTCGGCAGAGGTGGGTGGTGGTTTAAAGTGCTGGTTGAAGCCACTTGGTAGGATCCGGCGGGAGGGTTCATGATGACTTCAGGGTGCAAGCGAGCCCGGCTGCCGTCAAAATCTTTTAAGATGCCTTTGACGGTGGGCACCTTGACGATGGCGAGGAGGCCTGTCTTGGCACTGGCCTGAGACGAAGGGTAAGGGCTGTAGCGCTGGCCTGACGTATCCAGCCCGTTCACTGTACGGCGCACGTGGTTTCTCTGGGGGACCTTGACACTGTTGGGGAAGATCTTGATGGTGAGGGGGTTGTTGGCAACTTTCTTAGCATATGCATCCAATTCTGCAGGGGTTGGAAACGGAGCGGATCTCATCCTTTGTGTGGTGTCCCCTGGGGTGGAGGACAGGACAGGTCAGAgttgagacagagagaaagcaagAAGAGACAGAGTTGGGGAGATGAAGGGCATGGTTAGAGAGGAACACTGTGTCAGACAACTTAATCGAGGTGGAAGTGTATATGGCCCAAAAGAGCACATCAATTGTAATCTGAGCTGCTGAGGGGAACCTGATTGGACAGTGATCTCATATTCCATACCTTGCTGTTTTTCTCCTAAAACCCTCGCAGACTCTATCTCACGAGGACAAAGAGATTTTCCAATCTCATTCTCAGCTGAATTATTGCGGCCGACACATTCCAAGTCCGATATCCAATTTTGTGGTGGCGGCTGTGACTTTGAGGTCAGGAGCTTTTAGTGGCCTTAATTGACGTGGCATCCGGGCAAACAATAAGAATGCGtctgggggagggggggctaCGCTGCTTGCCACTGAATCACAAACTATACAAAGAATAAGCAAGGCAGAGATGGTCCCCCGTGGCTGCTTTGGgggggaaggaaagaaagagatagACGCAGAGAGCAGAGCTCCATGACAGCAGACAAGTAATCAGACACAGCAGCAACGTCTCTGATCTGCGGGAACACCTCCCAGGCTCGCAGACATTTGTTACACCTGCTAAGCACCGTGGCTAAATTTAACAATGCCAAAGTGACAATGTGAACATGattatgtgtttgtgcatgtgtgagcgCGAGAGCGCGTTTCATTTATGAGCCTGTTTAAAACGAGCAGCAGGATCACGCAGGTGTCGGCTGATATGTCAGTGTCTTGTACATAATGTGCCCGTTTTCAGTCTGGTGGATATGACTGCGTGTTTCATTTTAACGCAGTGTGCCCTCTTCCACTTTTCTTCACCAACACAATAAAAGTCAGCGATAATCGTTTTAGAGAATGACAGGCTCTTCTCCCTgccttcctctgtctctctgtccacaTCACCACAACCCTGCCAGTCTGACCTACTTACACCACAGCTTTCAGACTGATGGACATGAGTGCAGCTGATCTGTCGGAAGGATCACTGTTCTGACTTGTTACTGAGctacataaaacatttttgtgtgtttttttaaaaggaggAGAGATTTTTAGTTCAGGTAAAACAGATGTCATCATCATAGCATATATGGGCTACTTCTCTCTGTTGTTGAGTGAGTGGTAATTTCTGAATTGCTGGCAGAGGTCTCTGGTTTCATGCGGCCGTGGCCATTATGCTCAGTCTCACAGCAGACAGACTGGGCTTGAGGGATGAGGCACAGAGCTGAACCGCGAGCACTGACACGGCGGCACCAAGAATTGTGCCAACTGGCTAATTAATTCCCGCTTTATTTGTGAACAGGAAACAATGGGCAGCGATGTGCGGGGCCGGTATGGGGCGGCACACAGGGGGCTGCCTGTGACTAAGTGTTCAGCCTGCTGATGGCAGCCTCATTAATGCAGGGGTCTGGGCCAAGGAGCTGGAGCTCGACACCCGCCATCACTGAGGCCTAATGTCTGTTGCTGAATAAATGCCAGGGTAAGCAAACACAGATAAATTAACACTTAGACACCGACTCACAGACATGCTGAGGATGGACTTCTTCTGTCAAACACAGGTAATGATGAATGATGGTtaatgaaaagatgttttttttatagtgaCTTAGAGGCAGACTAAATAACAACATAAGCAGTTTGATGGTTAACAATTAGCATACCCATTTTTCAGGGTATCAACAAGTTTTATTGAGTAGAGCCAAATGAAGGTTTAATTGATTTATCGATTAGTCGattgaaagaaaattatttgCCAACTATTTGggtaattgattaattgtctTAGTCATttctcaagcaaaaatgtcaaacatttgcttgttttggcttcttaaatgtgaggatttgctgctattctttctcatttatgatagtaaatgaagagtttggAGGTTCTGGACAGCTGATTGGACAAAGAAGCAACTTGAAGAAGTCACTTtgctctgacattttatagactaaatgataaGTCGAtatcataataatgaaaataatcattagaaCGCAACAGTACAATAGCATATAATATATACC
This genomic window from Sparus aurata chromosome 13, fSpaAur1.1, whole genome shotgun sequence contains:
- the fam222ba gene encoding protein FAM222B; this encodes MLACLPGPGDLPLQLLPHTQMNTGLQKWDTTQRMRSAPFPTPAELDAYAKKVANNPLTIKIFPNSVKVPQRNHVRRTVNGLDTSGQRYSPYPSSQASAKTGLLAIVKVPTVKGILKDFDGSRARLHPEVIMNPPAGSYQVASTSTLNHHPPLPNLPRLQQSLPLQQQDPPQTLQMPLPQQQGPTQTLRHHPPMAQHPQGPPRLQTLSQHPALGHPQGPPTVMLQQQHLQQQPPPCLQGSRKLPDGEAPPNVTVSTSTIPLSMAAGLHQGRQADLSTIVHQINQFCQARAQGAGATSMCEGQIANPSPISRNLLISACSRVSMHSNPATPGFPPPNCIIGPQEKATALVGGHPPHSLAAMNHLPSNHTDLKQQHHLQHLHPQQNQQQQQLQHNTQHQKMRSWNQHQLAHISHIQNGGTHLCKQPSRDPAFHFKGMGYPAEVCVGQPYTLKPPVERPTPSPPVNNNCMPMAHYTNGHYFQSHIWNSSILPTPNSDSSGSQDIAMPFHGAGPGGCTALDCGPAGAPHYRLGTSSSTTSSSAQTNLMQTADYLGGDFQTPYFRDQNLGMMGKMHRPPLSRVGPEVGDGRTALIQHPGYR